The Osmerus eperlanus chromosome 12, fOsmEpe2.1, whole genome shotgun sequence genome has a segment encoding these proteins:
- the rnf151 gene encoding RING finger protein 151 isoform X1, translating to MSGGYDVDLFVEVPDCELICTICRCVLRCPVRMACSHVFCKSCILQWIQRQDSCPCCRKPVSPSLMMALYKLNKTIGRLRVKCANEGCSSTFLLSEELLHSSSCLFQEVPCLHQGCSAQVPRHHLESHARHCSHWIQLCPMGCGTTLTQATRAQHNCYRQLKQQVEAQRRSHRAIARALGRKMSRVQSAITHMKRQVALISKSLDWLEGGVEGGEEGERMRGGEESGEREGEEETTDESSTSSNSSNSSP from the exons ATG agcggGGGTTACGATGTCGACCTGTTTGTGGAGGTTCCAGACTGTGAGCTGATCTGCAccatctgcaggtgtgtgttaagGTGTCCCGTCAGAATGGCCTGCAGCCATGTGTTCTGCAAGAGCTGCATCCTGCAGTGGATTCAGAG GCAGGACTCGTGTCCATGCTGTAGGAAGCCAGTCAGTCCCAGTCTGATGATGGCCTTGTACAAGCTGAACAAAACCATCGGGCGTCTGAGGGTCAAG tgtgCCAACGAGGGCTgttcctccaccttcctcctgTCAGAGgagctcctccactcctcctcctgcctcttccaGGAGGTGCCCTGCCTTCACCAGGGCTGCTCTGCCCAGGTGCCCCGGCACCACCTAGAGAGCCATGCCCGCCACTGCAGCCACTGGATCCAGCTCTGCCCGATGGGCTGTGGCACCACGCTCACCCAGGCCACAAGGGCTCAGCACAACTGCTACAG GCAGCTGAAGCAGCAGGTAGAGGCTCAGAGGCGGAGTCACAGGGCCATCGCCAGAGCTCTCGGCAGGAAGATGAGTCGAGTGCAGAGCGCCATCACTCACATGAAGAGACAGGTGGCACTGATCAGCAAGAGCTTGGATTGGCtggaggggggcgtggaggggggagaggaaggagagaggatgagaggaggagaggagagtggagagagggaaggagaggaggagaccacagacgagagcagcaccagcagcaacagtagcaacagcagcccctag
- the rnf151 gene encoding RING finger protein 151 isoform X2 — MGAVHLCCRQDSCPCCRKPVSPSLMMALYKLNKTIGRLRVKCANEGCSSTFLLSEELLHSSSCLFQEVPCLHQGCSAQVPRHHLESHARHCSHWIQLCPMGCGTTLTQATRAQHNCYRQLKQQVEAQRRSHRAIARALGRKMSRVQSAITHMKRQVALISKSLDWLEGGVEGGEEGERMRGGEESGEREGEEETTDESSTSSNSSNSSP, encoded by the exons ATGGGAGCTGTGCATCTGTGCTGCAGGCAGGACTCGTGTCCATGCTGTAGGAAGCCAGTCAGTCCCAGTCTGATGATGGCCTTGTACAAGCTGAACAAAACCATCGGGCGTCTGAGGGTCAAG tgtgCCAACGAGGGCTgttcctccaccttcctcctgTCAGAGgagctcctccactcctcctcctgcctcttccaGGAGGTGCCCTGCCTTCACCAGGGCTGCTCTGCCCAGGTGCCCCGGCACCACCTAGAGAGCCATGCCCGCCACTGCAGCCACTGGATCCAGCTCTGCCCGATGGGCTGTGGCACCACGCTCACCCAGGCCACAAGGGCTCAGCACAACTGCTACAG GCAGCTGAAGCAGCAGGTAGAGGCTCAGAGGCGGAGTCACAGGGCCATCGCCAGAGCTCTCGGCAGGAAGATGAGTCGAGTGCAGAGCGCCATCACTCACATGAAGAGACAGGTGGCACTGATCAGCAAGAGCTTGGATTGGCtggaggggggcgtggaggggggagaggaaggagagaggatgagaggaggagaggagagtggagagagggaaggagaggaggagaccacagacgagagcagcaccagcagcaacagtagcaacagcagcccctag